Proteins encoded by one window of Myripristis murdjan chromosome 1, fMyrMur1.1, whole genome shotgun sequence:
- the cnga1a gene encoding cyclic nucleotide gated channel subunit alpha 1a, whose translation MTTSSTPIHLAVSPRIAPLTAADSEELSEDDLSGPQSSPHRLFNVNNNNNNEEEEKKEKEEKEKKEQEEKEKKEKEEQEAKEKEEKEKKEKEEKEKKEKEEKEKKEKEKPKELFVINPAGNLYYNWLFIITIPVMYNWTLIIARASFEELQHNYFLYWVFLDYASDIMYLADMAFRTRTGYLEQGLMVKDEKLLRDRYVNSLQFRLDVLSVLPTDIFYVVLGLDYPEIRINRLLRIGRMMEFFTRTETKTNYPNIFRIGNLIMYIIIIIHWNACFYFSFSKSIGFGADDWVYPALDDPDEPAFGTPMRKYSFSLYWSTLTLTTIGETPPPALDTEFLFHVGDFLVGVLIFATIVGNIATMISNMNAAQAQFQARIDNIKQYMQVRKVSKDLEDRVIKWFDYLWNNGKAQDEREVLRYLPDKLKAEIAIQVHMETLKKVRIFADCEAGLLIELVLKLRPQVFSPGDYICKKGDIGREMYIIKDGKLAVVADDGVTQFVVLGSGSYFGEISILAIKGSKAGNRRTANIRSIGYSDLFCLSKDDLMESLTEYPDAKGMLEEKGRQILMKDGLIELDPSKILPETQELEEQVNRLYSNMELMQMKLKRILGSHKVSQKALRQRITDLERLTGEEVEEEEEEEEEKKEVLVVEEEKKEEEKTDEEKAEGEKGEEGKEEEKKDEEKGEETKEEGKGED comes from the exons ATGACCACTTCAAGCACTCCTATCCACCTTGCAGTGTCACCTCGCATTGCACCGCTAACTGCTGCAGACAGTGAAGAGCTCAGTGAGGATGACTT AAGTGGACCTCAATCAAGTCCTCATCGTCTGTTCAACgtgaacaacaataataacaatgagGAAGA ggagaagaaggagaaagaagaaaaaga aaaaaaagagcaggaggagaaagaaaagaaggagaaagaagaacaGGAAGCgaaggagaaggaagaaaaagagaaaaaggaaaaggaagaaaaggagaaaaaggagaaggaagaaaaggagaaaaaggagaaagaaaa GCCCAAAGAACTGTTTGTCATAAACCCTGCTGGGAATTTATACTACAACTGGCTATTCATCATCACTATACCAGTCATGTACAACTGGACCCTGATCATAGCCAG GGCTAGTTTTGAGGAACTGCAGCATAACTACTTTCTTTACTGGGTTTTTTTGGACTACGCCTCAGACATAATGTACCTTGCTGATATGGCTTTCAGGACCAGAACAG GTTACCTTGAGCAAGGCCTGATGGTGAAAGATGAGAAGCTGCTGCGGGACCGCTACGTCAACAGCCTTCAGTTCCGTCTGGATGTCCTCTCTGTGCTGCCAACTGATATCTTCTACGTTGTCCTGGGCCTTGACTACCCAGAAATCCGTATCAACAGGCTACTGAGAATTGGCCGGATGATGGAATTCTTCACAAGGACAGAAACTAAAACCAACTACCCCAACATCTTCCGCATTGGAAACTTGATCAtgtacatcatcatcatcatccactgGAATGCCTGCTTCTATTTCTCCTTCTCCAAGTCTATTGGCTTTGGGGCTGATGACTGGGTATACCCAGCTCTGGATGATCCTGACGAGCCTGCCTTTGGGACACCTATGAGGAAGTATTCTTTCAGCCTATACTGGTCCACATTGACCCTGACTACCATTGGAGAAACCCCACCTCCAGCACTGGACACGGAATTCCTCTTCCATGTGGGAGACTTTCTAGTTGGTGTCTTGATCTTTGCTACCATAGTGGGAAACATTGCTACCATGATCTCTAACATGAATGCCGCCCAAGCCCAGTTTCAGGCCCGCATTGATAACATCAAGCAGTACATGCAG GTGCGGAAGGTCAGCAAGGATCTTGAAGACCGGGTCATCAAATGGTTTGACTATCTGTGGAACAATGGCAAAGCACAGGATGAAAGGGAGGTGCTGCGGTATCTACCAGACAAGCTTAAGGCTGAGATTGCCATCCAGGTACATATGGAGACACTGAAGAAAGTCCGCATTTTTGCAGACTGTGAGGCTGGCTTGCTGATTGAACTGGTGCTGAAGCTTCGGCCCCAGGTGTTCAGCCCTGGAGATTACATCTGTAAGAAGGGTGATATTGGCCGTGAGATGTATATCATCAAAGACGGAAAATTGGCTGTTGTTGCTGACGATGGGGTTACACAGTTTGTTGTCCTGGGCAGCGGCAGTTATTTTGGTGAGATTAGTATCCTTGCTATCAAAGGCAGCAAAGCCGGAAACCGGCGGACGGCCAACATTCGTAGCATCGGGTACTCAGACCTCTTCTGCCTGTCTAAGGATGACCTGATGGAGTCACTGACAGAGTACCCTGATGCCAAAGGCATGCTGGAGGAGAAAGGGCGGCAGATCCTGATGAAAGATGGTCTAATTGAGCTGGATCCAAGCAAAATCCTGCCCGAAACCCAGGAATTGGAGGAGCAGGTCAACCGTTTGTACAGCAATATGGAGCTGATGCAGATGAAATTGAAGAGGATTCTAGGAAGTCACAAGGTCAGTCAGAAGGCCCTCAGGCAGCGTATCACTGATCTGGAGCGCCTGACAGgagaagaggtggaggaagaggaagaggaagaagaggagaagaaggaagtcCTGGTggtagaggaggagaaaaaggaagaggagaaaacagatgaagaaaaagcagaaggGGAAAAAGGtgaggagggaaaggaagaagagaaaaaagatgaagaaaaaggtgaagagacaaaggaagagggaaaaggTGAGGACTAA
- the scpp7 gene encoding secretory calcium-binding phosphoprotein 7: MSLHSSHFSTTIPQYSCGAKKGKQQMYMEFDFHHAPAEAVQAAPDGASAESLEVLLPVDAQRQPIAGPVHGFIKEEIPQPNGKESKEVFHPFGFNQPVPVVPAAPVAPVAPVAPVAPAAPAVPAAPVAPVAPMLQIAAAVPAPKPKDDDDDDDDDE; the protein is encoded by the exons ATGTCTCTCCACTCTTCCCACTTCTCCACCACCATCCCTCAGTACTCGTGTGGTGCTAAAAAGGGAAAG CAGCAAATGTACATGGAGTTCGACTTCCATCATGCTCCAGCTGAG GCAGTCCAGGCTGCCCCTGATGGAGCCTCGGCCGAAAGTCTGGAAGTG cttCTCCCTGTTGATGCCCAGAGACAGCCCATTGCAGGACCT GTCCATGGTTTCATCAAGGAGGAAATTCCCCAGCCCAATGGCAAAGAGAGTAAGGAGGTG TTCCACCCCTTTGGTTTCAACCAGCCTGTTCCTGTTGtccctgctgctcctgttgCCCCTGTTGCCCCTGTTGCTCCTGTTGCCCCTGCTGCACCGGCTGTACCAGCTGCACCAGTTGCACCAGTTGCACCCATGCTCCAAATTGCAGCTGCCGTCCCT GCTCCCAAAcccaaagatgatgatgatgacgatgatgacgatgagTAA
- the enam gene encoding enamelin → MKPVVFMMCLLGVTLAAPAPDGITNEQAAAHANEALRWMEMYRLFQQQGAAGNPFLPAAGAMVDAAQAQPVNAPPAPAGDVSDEETVPQVGSFGPAATPLNSDEVDDEEEAAPAVAAGAPAEPAAVPDPAAAVVVEAPVDVAPAAPDVSVDVVAAVPAAADVPVAVDVPAAVDAAAAAAAPDAAAAAPDAAAAAPDAAAAAPDAAAAAVDPAAV, encoded by the exons ATGAAGCCTGTGGTGTTTATGATGTGCCTGCTGGGTGTTACCCTGGCTGCCCCG GCTCCAGATGGTATAACCAATGAG CAGGCTGCAGCACATGCTAATGAAGCCCTGAGGTGGATGGAGATGTACAGACTCTTCCAGCAGCAG GGAGCAGCTGGCAACCCGTTCCTCCCTGCAGCTGGTGCCATG GTGGATGCTGCACAAGCGCAGCCTGTGAATGCTCCCCCTGCACCTGCTGGAGATGTATCAGATGAAGAGACTGTG CCACAGGTTGGATCCTTTGGCCCTGCTGCCACCCCCCTAAACTCTGATGAGGTTgacgatgaagaggaagctgcacCAGCTGTGGCTGCAGGAGCACCAGCAGAGCCAGCTGCAGTGCCAGACCCTGCTGCGGCCGTTGTTGTGGAGGCTCCTGTTGACGTTGCCCCCGCAGCTCCTGATGTATCTGTAGACGTCGTAGCCGCtgtgcctgctgctgctgatgtccctgttgctgttgatgtccctgctgctgttgatgctgctgctgctgctgctgctcctgatgctgctgctgctgctcctgatgctgctgctgctgctcctgatgctgctgctgctgctcctgatgctgctgctgctgctgttgatccAGCGGCTGTTTGA